In Helianthus annuus cultivar XRQ/B chromosome 3, HanXRQr2.0-SUNRISE, whole genome shotgun sequence, a single window of DNA contains:
- the LOC110932058 gene encoding uncharacterized protein LOC110932058, whose translation MREFFAYRIQDRSSAFSIILKARRLFQQFLVDAYTKIESERLNYIRFQQKHLRSETYSNLQNLKNEGKDDLSNTGIRVLLPSSFTGGSRYMQQNYLDAMAICKWFGYPDFFITVTCNPKWPEIKRYLRNTSIKPEDRPDILCRLFKIKLDSLTKDLKDKKVFGELSAAVYTVEFQKRGLPHAHICIFLKPESKILSVDHLDKFISAEIPDKREDPSLYALVTDFMIHGPCGNANPSCPCMVDSRCSKNYPKKFNPETTTDADGFPVYRRRDNGNTVIKSNVQLDNRSVVPYSPVLLKRYQAHINVEWCNQAGSIKYLFKYINKGADRASLVVSNRDGTENEQTTKDEIKAYYDCRYVSACEASWRIFANEVHFRFPPVMRLPFHLEGQQNVVFGAEDDIQEVLDKPSVSSSIFLKWFEMNRNDENARKLTYVEFPTKFCDNPNLRG comes from the exons ATGAGAGAATTCTTTGCTTATAGAATTCAAGATCGATCATCTGCCTTTTCTATAATTTTAAAAGCTCGGAGATTGTTTCAACAATTTTTGGTAGATGCATATACcaagattgagagtgaaaggctTAATTATATTCGTTTTCAACAGAAACATCTTAGGTCTGAAACATATTCAAATCTTCAAAACTTGAAAAACGAAGGAAAAGATGATCTATCAAATACTGGTATACGTGTTTTATTACCATCTTCTTTTACCGGCGGATCACGCTACATGCAACAAAACTATTTAGATGCTATGGCTATATGTAAATGGTTTGGATATCCCGATTTTTTTATTACCGTTACATGTAATCCGAAGTGGCCAGAGATTAAACGATACTTGAGAAATACTTCAATTAAGCCTGAAGACAGGCCAGACATTTTGTGTAGATTGTTTAAAATAAAGCTCGATTCACTTACAAAGGATCTAAAGGACAAAAAAGTATTTGGAGAATTAAGTGCAG CCGTTTATACTGTGGAGTTTCAAAAACGTGGATTGCCTCATGCTCACATTTGCATTTTTTTGAAACCGGAATCCAAAATTTTGTCCGTTGATCATCTTGACAAGTTCATTTCTGCTGAGATACCTGATAAGAGAGAAGATCCAAGCCTATATGCACTTGTGACTGATTTCATGATTCATGGTCCATGTGGAAATGCAAATCCGAGTTGTCCTTGTATGGTTGATAGTAGATGTTCAAAAAACTATCCCAAAAAATTCAACCCTGAGACCACCACTGATGCTGACGGTTTCCCTGTATATAGAAGAAGAGACAATGGAAACACTGTTATAAAGTCCAACGTTCAATTAGACAACAGAAGTGTTGTTCCTTATAGTCCGGTTCTTTTGAAAAGATACCAAGCTCACATTAATGTTGAATGGTGCAATCAAGCTGGTTCTATTAAATATTTGTTCAAGTACATTAATAAAGGCGCAGATAGAGCTTCCCTTGTAGTGTCAAACCGAGACGGTACAGAAAATGAACAAACAACAAAGGATGAGATCAAAGCGTATTATGATTGTAGGTATGTTTCAGCCTGTGAAGCTTCTTGGAGGATATTTGCAAATGAGGTTCACTTTAGGTTTCCTCCAGTTATGAGACTTCCTTTTCATCTTGAAGGTCAACAAAATGTTGTATTTGGTGCCGAGGACGATATACAAGAAGTTTTGGATAAGCCATCAGTTTCTTCTTCGATTTTTCTAAAGTGGTTTGAGATGAACAGAAACGATGAAAATGCACGGAAACTTACCTATGTTGAGTTTCCTACTAAattctgtgacaacccgaaccttcgCGGTTAG